One Candidatus Methanoperedens sp. DNA segment encodes these proteins:
- a CDS encoding carboxypeptidase-like regulatory domain-containing protein gives RSPIEPTDKDNVIIAINASDNGILGKVELYWNDGTWHNETWNSPSNPFSNSTNLGKFDVGKTIQYYSVANDTSGNTQETSTYSFTVLDRTQPNISVSRSPIEPTDKDNVIIAINASDNGILGKVELYWNDGTWHNETWNSPSNPFSNSTNLGKFDVGKTIQYYSVANDTSGNTQQTSTYSFTVLDRTQPNISVARSPIEPTDKDNVIIAINASDNGILGKVELYWNDGTWHNETWNSPSNPFSNSTNLGKFNVGKIIQYYSVANDTSGNTQQTSTYSFTILDRTQPNISVARSPIDPTDKDNVIIAINASDNDILGRVELYWNNGTLQSQTWFPNSNSLSLNYNIGAFENGTVVQYYAKAYDRSGNVNTTYTYSFTPTTLDTTPPASINNLKNISYAHNYINWTWTDPSDFDFDRVMVYIDGIFQKNISKGEQYYNATGLAPATYTIGTRTVDTNGNINTTMVTHMSTTILPSVRFINGTVMDSVNKTGIPGIKVSTNPSISTTTNASGFYSFSVTSGTYNIVATFEPTYYTNSSIVSTVLSAVVVHDIELEKKPTGTITGSATNV, from the coding sequence CGTTCACCAATTGAGCCAACTGATAAAGACAATGTTATAATTGCCATTAATGCAAGCGATAATGGTATTTTAGGCAAAGTAGAATTGTACTGGAACGATGGGACATGGCATAACGAAACATGGAACTCGCCCAGCAATCCATTTTCTAATAGCACGAATTTAGGAAAATTTGATGTTGGAAAAACAATTCAATATTATTCGGTTGCAAATGATACAAGTGGAAATACTCAAGAGACGTCCACATATTCATTTACAGTTTTAGACAGGACTCAGCCTAACATTTCAGTATCTCGTTCACCAATTGAGCCAACTGATAAAGACAATGTTATAATTGCCATTAATGCAAGCGATAATGGTATTTTAGGCAAAGTAGAATTGTACTGGAACGATGGGACGTGGCATAACGAAACATGGAACTCGCCCAGCAATCCATTTTCCAATAGCACGAATTTAGGAAAATTTGATGTTGGAAAAACAATTCAATATTATTCGGTTGCAAATGATACAAGTGGAAATACTCAACAGACGTCCACATATTCATTTACAGTTTTAGACAGGACTCAGCCTAACATTTCAGTAGCTCGTTCACCAATTGAGCCAACTGATAAAGACAATGTTATAATTGCCATTAATGCAAGCGATAATGGTATTTTAGGCAAAGTAGAATTGTACTGGAACGATGGGACATGGCATAACGAAACCTGGAACTCGCCCAGCAATCCATTTTCTAATAGCACGAATTTAGGAAAATTTAATGTTGGAAAAATAATTCAATATTATTCGGTTGCAAATGATACAAGTGGAAATACTCAACAGACGTCCACATATTCATTTACAATTTTAGATAGGACTCAGCCTAACATTTCAGTAGCTCGTTCACCAATTGATCCAACTGATAAAGACAATGTTATAATTGCCATTAATGCAAGCGATAATGATATTTTAGGCAGAGTAGAGTTATATTGGAATAATGGAACTCTGCAATCTCAAACATGGTTCCCAAACTCAAATTCTCTTTCCTTAAATTATAATATTGGGGCATTTGAAAACGGCACAGTCGTCCAATATTATGCAAAAGCCTATGACAGATCTGGTAATGTAAATACAACTTACACTTACAGTTTTACGCCGACAACTCTAGATACAACTCCTCCCGCCAGCATTAATAACCTCAAAAATATAAGCTATGCCCACAACTACATTAATTGGACCTGGACAGATCCATCTGATTTTGATTTTGATCGAGTGATGGTTTATATCGATGGAATATTCCAGAAAAATATCTCAAAAGGTGAACAGTATTACAATGCTACTGGTTTAGCTCCAGCAACCTACACAATCGGGACAAGAACAGTGGATACAAATGGCAATATCAATACCACCATGGTAACGCATATGTCAACCACAATACTTCCATCAGTGAGGTTCATTAACGGTACAGTAATGGACAGTGTAAACAAAACTGGTATTCCCGGAATAAAGGTATCCACTAACCCCAGCATTTCAACAACGACCAATGCATCGGGTTTCTATTCGTTCTCAGTCACTTCGGGTACATATAATATTGTGGCGACGTTCGAGCCGACGTATTATACGAACAGTTCAATCGTCTCAACGGTGTTAAGTGCTGTTGTTGTGCATGATATTGAACTCGAGAAGAAGCCGACTGGAACTATAACAGGAAGTGCTACAAATGTTTAA
- a CDS encoding DUF1464 family protein codes for MVRVIGIDPGTKSFDFCGLDDDDVILDISIATRDIIEDSGAIADIITRTSPDLVVGPSGFGIPLTDIKDVGERELFLMSLIKREDNKSFLGMRKSINRMIQLELPVVFIPGVIHLPTVPFYRKLNRIDMGTADKLCCAALGIRDQAERGEKSYDKTSFIMLEMGFGYTAAVAVEEGRIVDGIGGSSGNIGFLSMGSMDSEVAYLLGGFNKDLIFKGGAGTIAGTPEKLMENEDALNAYLEGAVKDVLSLTASVEPEEILVSGRISKVSGLFEELKKRIDLAPIRRLNGFPVKKVKEAAQGAALIANGLMGGKYRELVDVMKIKEAKGTSLDYILLPEIEDMKREYSV; via the coding sequence ATGGTAAGAGTAATCGGCATAGACCCGGGAACAAAAAGTTTTGATTTTTGCGGTCTGGATGACGATGATGTAATTCTTGATATTTCTATCGCAACGCGGGACATCATAGAAGATTCCGGGGCAATCGCGGACATAATAACAAGAACCAGCCCGGACCTTGTCGTGGGGCCCTCGGGTTTTGGCATTCCGCTCACCGATATCAAAGATGTCGGAGAGAGGGAGCTATTTTTAATGTCCCTTATCAAACGAGAGGATAATAAAAGCTTCCTAGGCATGCGTAAATCGATAAACAGGATGATACAATTGGAGCTTCCAGTAGTTTTCATTCCCGGGGTCATTCATCTTCCAACCGTTCCCTTTTATCGGAAATTAAACAGGATTGATATGGGCACTGCTGATAAACTCTGCTGCGCAGCACTCGGGATTCGGGACCAGGCGGAGAGGGGTGAAAAGAGTTATGATAAAACATCGTTTATAATGCTGGAGATGGGCTTTGGATATACCGCGGCAGTTGCCGTAGAGGAAGGAAGAATCGTGGACGGCATCGGGGGGAGTTCAGGTAACATTGGTTTTCTTTCAATGGGATCTATGGATTCGGAGGTTGCTTACCTTCTGGGAGGATTTAATAAAGATCTGATATTTAAAGGCGGAGCCGGGACTATTGCAGGAACACCTGAAAAACTTATGGAAAATGAAGATGCTCTGAATGCATATCTGGAAGGCGCTGTTAAAGATGTCTTATCATTGACAGCTTCCGTAGAACCAGAGGAAATCCTTGTTTCAGGCAGGATTTCAAAGGTTTCAGGATTGTTTGAGGAATTAAAAAAGCGCATTGATCTTGCCCCGATAAGAAGGCTTAATGGTTTCCCTGTTAAGAAAGTCAAAGAGGCTGCCCAGGGTGCGGCGCTCATAGCCAATGGACTGATGGGAGGGAAATATAGGGAACTTGTTGATGTAATGAAAATAAAAGAGGCAAAAGGCACGTCACTGGATTATATTCTTCTTCCTGAAATCGAGGACATGAAGAGAGAATACAGTGTTTAG
- a CDS encoding response regulator — MNRQKILLVDDDGSNSELLRLIFEKDYEVITACDGNEALLRVENDLPDLILLDILMPGLDGYEICRLLKDKDKTMFIPIIMVTALMEKKDRIMAIEAGADDFLTKPIDMDILCTKVKSLLRVKRYYDNLIDANREKSEFVKNRDQKPPVPPNSSDQEIVDISHPLLKMNPHIEGIVKNHLEIIILEMLSKEPLCGYDIIKQIFSKYNVFLSQGTVYPVLYSLKRDNILQVEFAKGNMRTKKYSVTQDGKPTIEKRLNEFITAEEYILKSIRRG, encoded by the coding sequence ATGAATAGGCAGAAAATACTTTTAGTGGATGATGATGGATCAAATAGTGAACTGCTAAGGTTAATTTTCGAAAAAGATTACGAGGTTATAACAGCATGCGATGGAAACGAAGCATTGCTCAGAGTTGAAAATGATTTGCCTGACCTGATACTTTTGGATATATTAATGCCTGGTTTAGACGGTTATGAGATATGTAGATTGCTTAAAGATAAGGACAAAACCATGTTTATACCTATCATAATGGTAACAGCTCTTATGGAAAAGAAAGATAGGATTATGGCTATTGAGGCTGGTGCAGACGATTTTCTAACCAAACCTATTGATATGGATATATTATGTACAAAAGTGAAATCACTGCTCAGGGTTAAGCGATATTATGATAATTTAATAGATGCGAATAGAGAAAAATCAGAGTTTGTAAAGAACAGGGACCAAAAGCCACCGGTTCCACCGAATTCATCTGATCAAGAAATAGTGGATATATCGCATCCATTATTAAAAATGAATCCACACATAGAAGGTATTGTTAAAAACCATCTTGAAATCATCATACTTGAAATGTTATCTAAAGAACCGTTGTGCGGCTACGACATAATAAAACAAATTTTTTCTAAATATAATGTTTTCTTGAGCCAGGGGACAGTATACCCAGTTCTATATTCCTTGAAACGAGATAATATTTTACAGGTTGAATTTGCGAAAGGTAACATGAGAACAAAAAAATATTCAGTTACTCAGGATGGAAAACCAACCATCGAGAAAAGACTAAATGAATTTATAACAGCTGAAGAATATATTTTGAAATCAATCAGGAGAGGATGA
- a CDS encoding V-type ATP synthase subunit K, whose amino-acid sequence MVGDLAIIGAGVAFAGGAIGAGLAEQTIGAAAIGAMAEDEKFFSKGLIMTVIPETIAIFGLVIALIVLFVN is encoded by the coding sequence ATGGTAGGAGATTTAGCAATAATCGGAGCGGGAGTAGCATTTGCTGGTGGCGCAATTGGCGCAGGATTAGCAGAACAGACGATAGGAGCAGCGGCAATCGGAGCCATGGCAGAAGATGAAAAATTCTTTAGCAAAGGTCTCATAATGACTGTAATTCCTGAAACCATCGCGATCTTCGGACTCGTGATTGCCCTGATCGTATTATTTGTGAATTAA
- the phaC gene encoding class III poly(R)-hydroxyalkanoic acid synthase subunit PhaC, whose translation MNALNLIGDYEKFKHGVELFLEPPDFSVGTTPSEIIFREDKMKLIHYIPIVEKTYPVPILIVYALVNRYYILDLQPDKSVIKKLLDEGFDVYIIDWGYPSGADRYLTIDDYVIGYVNNAVDKIRERSGLDKITLLGVCQGGTFSVMYAALHPEKVKNLITLVAPINFDTDKGLLHIWAKSLDVDKIVDYYGIVPGDFLNGGFLLTDPFRLMIDKYVGLLERIECEPGDAACELRNEETVSNFLRMEKWIFDSPGQAGEAIRQFVKDCYQKNLLIKNKMVIDGKEINLKEISMPLLNIMAEFDHLVPNEASKPLNDAVSSSDKEMLVFPTGHIGIFVGSKSQKVVCPKITEWLKPRSLDGSEKRSLNKSRKRNSNKKERVARQGGV comes from the coding sequence ATGAACGCACTTAATTTAATAGGAGATTATGAGAAATTCAAACATGGGGTGGAACTATTCCTGGAGCCCCCCGATTTTTCGGTTGGAACCACGCCTTCAGAGATAATATTTCGCGAAGATAAGATGAAACTTATCCATTATATCCCGATCGTAGAAAAAACATATCCAGTTCCAATACTCATAGTGTACGCACTTGTGAACCGGTACTATATTCTGGATCTCCAGCCAGATAAAAGTGTGATAAAGAAGCTGCTGGATGAGGGTTTTGATGTCTATATCATTGATTGGGGGTATCCCTCGGGCGCAGACAGATATCTTACAATCGACGATTATGTGATCGGTTATGTAAATAATGCAGTGGATAAGATTCGAGAACGGTCTGGATTGGATAAGATCACGCTGCTCGGTGTATGCCAGGGAGGAACCTTTTCTGTGATGTACGCTGCACTGCACCCAGAAAAAGTAAAGAACCTGATCACTTTAGTGGCCCCCATAAACTTTGATACAGATAAAGGACTTCTTCATATCTGGGCAAAGAGCTTAGACGTGGACAAAATCGTGGACTATTATGGAATTGTTCCAGGAGATTTCCTTAATGGGGGATTCTTGCTCACAGACCCATTCAGGCTTATGATTGACAAGTATGTAGGCCTGCTTGAGAGAATTGAATGTGAACCTGGTGATGCTGCATGCGAGCTTCGCAATGAAGAAACTGTCAGCAACTTTTTGAGAATGGAAAAATGGATATTCGACAGCCCAGGACAGGCGGGTGAGGCCATCAGGCAGTTCGTCAAAGACTGCTACCAGAAGAACTTGCTCATTAAAAACAAGATGGTGATCGATGGAAAGGAGATTAATTTGAAAGAGATCTCCATGCCACTGCTTAATATCATGGCGGAATTTGACCATTTAGTTCCCAATGAAGCAAGTAAACCACTGAATGATGCGGTATCAAGTTCTGATAAAGAAATGCTTGTTTTTCCGACAGGGCATATAGGTATATTTGTGGGTTCAAAATCCCAGAAAGTGGTTTGTCCTAAGATTACTGAGTGGTTAAAACCAAGGTCCCTTGATGGAAGCGAGAAGAGAAGTTTGAACAAATCGAGGAAAAGAAATTCAAACAAAAAGGAAAGAGTCGCAAGGCAAGGAGGAGTATAA
- the fabG gene encoding 3-oxoacyl-ACP reductase FabG → MRLENKVAIITGAGSGIGKETALLFAKEGANVVVADVNEKAGEETVAEIKKNGEAFFAKLDVTNREQSKQMVKTTLEKYGRIDVLINNAGIVQDALVTKMTEEQWDRVININLKGPFNCIQAVVEAMINQGSGAIINTSSIVGLNGNVGQTNYASTKAGLIGMTKTLAKELGKKGIRVNAVAPGFIMTPMTSNVPEKILEMMREKTPLRRLGEPKDVAHAYLYLASEEARFVTGAVLCVDGGLII, encoded by the coding sequence ATGAGACTTGAAAATAAGGTTGCAATTATTACTGGGGCAGGAAGCGGTATTGGTAAAGAGACTGCACTCCTGTTTGCAAAAGAAGGAGCTAACGTTGTTGTCGCCGATGTAAATGAAAAGGCTGGTGAGGAGACAGTGGCAGAGATCAAGAAAAATGGAGAGGCATTTTTTGCTAAACTGGATGTAACCAACAGGGAACAATCAAAACAGATGGTTAAAACTACTCTGGAAAAATATGGTAGAATAGATGTTTTGATAAATAATGCAGGCATTGTTCAGGATGCCCTCGTAACAAAAATGACAGAGGAACAGTGGGACAGGGTTATTAATATCAATCTTAAAGGGCCTTTTAATTGTATCCAGGCTGTGGTTGAAGCTATGATCAATCAAGGAAGTGGTGCAATTATCAATACATCTTCCATCGTCGGACTGAATGGCAATGTCGGGCAGACCAACTATGCTTCAACCAAAGCCGGTCTAATTGGCATGACAAAGACCCTGGCAAAGGAACTTGGGAAAAAGGGGATAAGGGTCAATGCAGTGGCACCTGGATTTATAATGACTCCAATGACCTCAAATGTACCTGAAAAAATACTTGAAATGATGAGAGAAAAAACTCCACTGCGCAGGCTGGGTGAACCAAAAGATGTTGCACATGCATATTTATATCTTGCTTCAGAAGAGGCGAGGTTTGTTACCGGTGCGGTGCTTTGCGTTGATGGAGGACTCATAATATAG
- a CDS encoding acetyl-CoA C-acetyltransferase, whose amino-acid sequence MNNVVIVSATRAAVGKFGGILKDFSPGQLGSVVLKDALKRGNVESNDVDEVILGNVLSAGHGQNVARQAAIGAGIPKEIPSYCVNKVCGSGLKSVVLGAQSIMLGDADVVLAGGVESMSMAPYALKKNRWGAKMGNDEVVDLMIYDGLWDIFNNYHMGITAENVAEKYNVTREEQDEFSAQSQNKAEAAIKAGKFKEEIIPVEVPQPKGEPVFFDTDEFPRFGTTKEILAKLKPAFKKNGTVTAGNASGINDGAAAVLLMSEEKAKDKGLEPLATIKSYGLGGVPPEIMGIGPIDASKKALQRANISAGELDLIELNEAFAAQSIAVIRELGFNPEHVNVNGGAIALGHPIGASGARILVTLLYELRRRKGTYGLAALCIGGGQGIAMVVKR is encoded by the coding sequence ATGAATAATGTAGTTATTGTATCGGCAACAAGAGCCGCAGTCGGGAAATTCGGGGGAATTCTTAAGGATTTTAGCCCAGGACAGCTTGGTTCTGTTGTATTGAAAGATGCCTTGAAAAGGGGTAATGTTGAATCAAATGACGTTGATGAGGTAATCCTGGGAAATGTTCTTTCAGCAGGTCATGGTCAGAATGTGGCAAGGCAGGCTGCAATCGGAGCGGGGATTCCAAAAGAGATACCCTCCTATTGCGTGAACAAAGTATGCGGCTCGGGTTTGAAGTCAGTCGTTCTGGGGGCACAATCTATCATGCTCGGTGATGCAGATGTTGTTCTGGCAGGCGGCGTCGAGTCCATGTCCATGGCTCCGTATGCGCTGAAAAAAAACCGCTGGGGAGCAAAGATGGGAAACGATGAAGTTGTGGATTTGATGATATATGATGGGCTGTGGGATATTTTCAACAATTACCATATGGGTATAACAGCAGAGAACGTAGCGGAAAAATATAATGTTACACGGGAAGAACAGGATGAATTCTCGGCACAAAGCCAGAATAAAGCAGAGGCTGCTATCAAGGCAGGCAAGTTTAAAGAGGAGATTATTCCAGTAGAAGTTCCCCAGCCAAAAGGCGAGCCTGTGTTCTTTGATACAGATGAGTTTCCCAGATTCGGCACAACGAAAGAGATACTTGCAAAATTAAAACCTGCATTTAAAAAGAACGGGACAGTAACTGCGGGGAACGCATCAGGAATTAACGATGGAGCCGCTGCGGTTCTTTTGATGTCTGAAGAAAAGGCAAAAGATAAAGGACTTGAGCCTCTGGCGACTATCAAAAGCTACGGGTTAGGCGGCGTGCCTCCGGAAATAATGGGCATTGGGCCTATTGATGCAAGTAAAAAAGCTCTACAGCGTGCCAATATCTCCGCAGGTGAGCTTGACCTGATAGAACTCAATGAAGCCTTTGCAGCGCAGAGCATCGCTGTTATCAGAGAACTGGGTTTTAATCCAGAACATGTTAACGTTAACGGCGGCGCTATAGCCCTGGGGCATCCCATAGGAGCAAGCGGTGCAAGGATATTGGTTACTCTTCTCTATGAATTAAGGAGAAGGAAAGGCACATACGGCCTTGCTGCACTCTGTATCGGAGGTGGGCAGGGTATTGCTATGGTGGTAAAGAGGTGA
- a CDS encoding beta-ketoacyl-ACP reductase: MNGKKLEGKVALVTGGSRGIGRAIALRLAEDGADVVINYQNTREHAEKVSKLIDQIGMADELEKLTIKINHMDNKEQAKEISKLIEAIGRHSYVYQANVSNLEQVNRMRDEVIGQFGKIDILVNNAGIVRDKSFVKMTPDMWGDVMSVNLDGTFYCTKAFIEGMLERKYGRIVNISSVVGRMGNFGQANYTASKAGMIGLTKALAKEFAGKGITVNAIAPGFIDTDMVKGVPDEIIEKILAKIPLGRLGKASEVAGAVAYLASLDGDYITGQVIDINGGLYI, encoded by the coding sequence ATGAATGGAAAAAAATTGGAAGGAAAAGTTGCTCTGGTCACTGGAGGCTCAAGAGGAATCGGGCGGGCGATTGCCTTGCGGCTTGCGGAAGACGGCGCTGACGTTGTTATCAACTATCAGAACACAAGAGAGCATGCCGAGAAGGTATCAAAGCTGATTGACCAGATTGGCATGGCAGATGAACTTGAAAAATTAACCATAAAGATAAACCACATGGATAATAAAGAGCAAGCAAAGGAAATATCAAAGTTAATAGAGGCTATCGGAAGGCACTCTTATGTATACCAGGCAAACGTCAGTAATCTTGAGCAGGTAAACAGGATGCGGGACGAAGTGATCGGGCAGTTCGGGAAAATAGACATTCTGGTTAATAACGCAGGAATAGTCAGGGATAAATCTTTTGTCAAAATGACTCCTGATATGTGGGGAGATGTTATGTCGGTGAACCTGGATGGAACCTTCTACTGCACCAAAGCATTCATAGAAGGAATGCTGGAAAGGAAATATGGCAGGATTGTGAACATTTCATCGGTTGTGGGAAGAATGGGCAATTTCGGCCAGGCGAACTATACAGCTTCAAAGGCAGGCATGATAGGTCTTACAAAAGCACTGGCAAAGGAGTTTGCTGGCAAGGGTATAACTGTAAATGCAATAGCCCCGGGATTTATAGATACTGATATGGTAAAAGGGGTTCCTGATGAAATAATCGAAAAGATTCTTGCCAAAATACCACTTGGAAGACTGGGGAAGGCATCCGAGGTCGCAGGTGCGGTGGCCTACTTGGCATCACTGGACGGGGATTACATAACAGGTCAGGTGATAGATATAAATGGGGGACTTTATATCTGA
- a CDS encoding S-layer protein domain-containing protein, with translation MAGFENCIDCHGTILAGMPYVNLTSLNNSMHGRVNNVNDLNYACYACHWDGTPPKIHPIDLSLVKMCSDCHVSNLFNAPLVSEHIQNGKDINISTSCTTCHSNSVDTNASYFNIFDRVSHYGTTNNLIQSKDCAFCHYNNSGNSIWGAPNDPRISFVALNHTPFTASTECYGCHVRGGGTPPTFHDSTMGLGGNKNCISCHDIGGAAPYHVNFSAANDDKAVHRTLNANAITSLNSNNLRCWACHGDGDGSENAQPAGGHPLNYKTPKNCNNNDCHSLSQSPYQEPMVYSHFQNASLNGNQNNATNYNITTSVQCQICHLNSLVITDNNTDLALTSHYASTDNLIDSFKCTYCHLVKNNSEAWGNATLIYKNTTSLIELEKERNKLTAFEGESVYLGNGYSLKVVEISSERSEALIQLLKNYSIVDEFSIGVGSQYNYEEYTTIDNGTFKMPIIILNITSIFKGANQSLIQFSGFRTARVHAETNSTACFACHLYRYSPEKQRYLVIDRDLEENPNNDIIYFTNVFVDFISENKSKIYYNGDDYVLNQINTDFGTFLPSPSLQKYLKVGETWNLGENISLKLNDVSTDSKQALLALMINNSVVEDWAVTSGSEFSYTRPIRYKGYQDINVTIFSANLTSVVQANPNFVILKDVLAISPSIMKTTANTTAFGYNSSWLFPNDTFIVGKVPENLHIPNLYTDQRMWADCVNCHDTSRKLNIPNFDAVSSRLGKHDRLNGNASIDTLLSDSIDKACWACHTLDSQEPQSHVPTYTTPRSCKSCHIYQENPNFGAINISDEPHALEQNCESCHILQSHNLKRFLVSPVIREAALDNIEAVKGEKLKLTARAMAGYKMKIRAAEYFMDRMGTSGNGTPLGLINGTYDSQVEDVTAEINTTNISVGAHVIYIHAMERNNNWGEFYPVNFTITEKSMVSDIKKVIHNVLGSVILALITGLTAAYLFYSKPLWRLYSISKLVRK, from the coding sequence ATGGCAGGGTTTGAAAACTGCATTGATTGTCATGGGACTATTTTGGCGGGGATGCCATACGTAAATCTTACTTCCTTAAATAACAGTATGCATGGACGAGTGAACAATGTAAATGATTTGAACTATGCTTGTTATGCCTGCCACTGGGATGGCACTCCTCCAAAAATCCATCCAATAGATCTAAGCCTGGTAAAAATGTGTTCAGATTGTCATGTCAGCAATCTTTTCAATGCACCTTTGGTTAGCGAGCACATACAAAATGGTAAAGACATTAACATATCCACGAGCTGTACTACCTGCCATAGCAACAGTGTAGATACGAATGCCTCTTATTTTAACATATTTGACCGGGTATCTCATTATGGAACAACCAATAACCTTATCCAATCAAAGGATTGCGCCTTTTGCCATTACAATAACAGTGGAAATAGTATATGGGGGGCACCAAATGATCCCAGAATCTCCTTTGTTGCCTTGAACCATACTCCATTTACAGCCAGCACAGAATGCTATGGCTGCCATGTGCGCGGCGGCGGAACTCCTCCAACTTTCCACGATAGTACCATGGGTTTAGGGGGTAACAAAAATTGCATTAGCTGTCACGATATTGGAGGAGCTGCGCCATACCATGTTAATTTTTCAGCCGCCAATGACGATAAAGCGGTACATAGGACTCTGAATGCAAATGCTATAACTTCTTTAAACAGCAACAATCTCCGCTGCTGGGCTTGCCATGGAGATGGGGATGGAAGTGAGAATGCACAGCCTGCAGGTGGGCATCCACTAAATTACAAAACTCCAAAAAACTGTAACAACAATGACTGCCATTCACTCTCACAATCCCCCTATCAAGAGCCTATGGTTTATTCGCATTTCCAGAATGCAAGCCTAAATGGTAATCAAAATAATGCTACAAATTATAATATAACCACTTCAGTACAATGCCAAATCTGCCATCTAAACAGTCTGGTGATAACGGATAATAATACGGATCTGGCTCTTACATCACATTACGCGTCGACAGATAATTTAATTGATTCTTTCAAGTGCACCTATTGCCATCTGGTTAAAAACAATAGTGAAGCCTGGGGCAATGCAACTTTAATATACAAGAATACAACCTCGCTTATTGAACTTGAAAAAGAACGAAATAAACTAACAGCTTTTGAGGGAGAGAGCGTATATCTCGGTAATGGATATTCTTTGAAAGTGGTGGAGATCTCCTCAGAAAGGAGTGAGGCTTTAATTCAGCTTTTAAAGAACTATAGTATTGTAGATGAATTCTCAATAGGTGTTGGCTCTCAATATAACTATGAGGAATATACTACTATAGACAATGGAACGTTCAAGATGCCTATTATTATCCTGAATATAACATCAATATTCAAAGGCGCAAATCAAAGCCTCATTCAGTTCAGTGGATTCAGGACAGCTAGAGTCCATGCAGAAACCAACAGCACTGCGTGCTTTGCCTGTCATCTGTACCGGTATTCTCCAGAAAAACAACGGTATCTGGTTATTGACAGAGATCTAGAAGAAAACCCCAATAATGATATCATATATTTCACCAATGTATTCGTTGATTTCATATCTGAAAATAAAAGTAAGATATACTATAATGGCGACGATTATGTTTTAAACCAGATCAACACCGATTTTGGGACATTCCTTCCCTCTCCCTCGTTACAGAAATATCTAAAGGTGGGGGAAACGTGGAACCTTGGAGAGAACATTTCTCTGAAACTTAATGACGTTAGTACTGATAGCAAACAGGCATTGCTGGCTTTAATGATTAACAATAGCGTTGTCGAGGATTGGGCAGTTACCAGCGGTTCTGAGTTTAGTTATACCCGTCCAATCAGATATAAAGGATACCAAGATATCAATGTAACAATTTTCAGCGCAAACCTTACGTCAGTTGTTCAGGCAAATCCAAATTTCGTAATACTTAAGGACGTGCTGGCGATTTCACCCTCGATAATGAAAACTACCGCCAACACCACAGCTTTTGGGTATAATAGCAGCTGGCTTTTTCCCAATGATACCTTCATAGTGGGGAAAGTACCGGAAAATCTTCACATACCGAACCTGTATACCGATCAAAGGATGTGGGCTGATTGCGTTAACTGCCATGATACATCAAGAAAACTTAATATTCCTAATTTTGATGCAGTTTCATCAAGATTAGGAAAGCACGACAGATTGAACGGAAATGCATCCATTGATACCCTTTTGTCGGATTCGATTGATAAAGCATGCTGGGCATGCCACACTTTGGACAGCCAAGAGCCGCAGTCGCATGTTCCAACATACACTACACCAAGATCTTGCAAATCCTGTCACATCTATCAGGAAAATCCAAATTTTGGGGCAATAAATATCAGCGACGAGCCACATGCGCTGGAACAGAATTGCGAATCCTGTCACATCCTGCAATCACACAATCTAAAAAGATTTCTGGTTTCACCGGTGATAAGGGAGGCGGCTCTGGATAATATCGAAGCTGTCAAAGGCGAAAAGTTAAAACTGACTGCGAGGGCAATGGCAGGTTATAAGATGAAAATAAGGGCAGCCGAGTATTTTATGGATAGAATGGGCACTTCCGGGAATGGAACACCGCTTGGCCTGATAAATGGTACATATGACTCGCAGGTAGAGGATGTTACAGCAGAGATAAATACAACTAATATTTCAGTCGGAGCACATGTAATTTATATACATGCTATGGAGAGGAACAATAATTGGGGGGAGTTCTATCCTGTAAATTTTACGATAACTGAGAAATCAATGGTATCCGACATAAAGAAGGTCATCCACAACGTACTTGGTTCAGTCATACTTGCTTTAATAACCGGATTAACGGCAGCATACCTTTTCTATTCAAAGCCTTTGTGGAGATTATACTCGATTTCAAAGCTGGTTCGAAAATGA